DNA sequence from the Brevundimonas sp. NIBR10 genome:
CCCTGCTGTTCGGACGCGAGACGGCCGGCGTGCCCGACACGGTCCACGCCGCCGCCGACGCCCGCGTCTTCATCCCGATTCGCCCCGAGACGCGGTCTCTGAATCTGTCGGTCAGTGCCGGGATCGGCCTGTGGGAGGGGTTGAGGCAGGTGGGCTGATCACCTCTCTCCCGGAGGGAGAGGGGTCAGAGAGGCGTGTTCACCGCCATCCCCGGCCGCTCGCCGGCCTTCGACGCCGCGACCGCCTCCACCGCCCGCATCACGCGCAGCATGTTCTCGCCTGCGATCTTGCGGATATCCGCCTCGGTCCAGCCGGCCTGCATCAGGGCGGCGAGGATGGCAGGGTAGGCGTCGACGCCGGTGATTCCCTCGGGCAGGGCGTCGATGCCGTCGAAGTCTCCGCCCAGGCCGACGTGGTCGATGCCGGCGACGTCCCGCACATGCTGGATGTGGGCCAGAAGGTCGGACACGGCGGCGCGCGGAATCGGATGCGCCTGCGTCCAGCCCGCCAGCCCGGCGGTGACGGCATCGGGGGCACCGGGGTTCATGGCCTTCAGCCGCGCATCCTCGGCGGCGCGGTCGGCGCTCCAGGCGCGGACGGTCTCGTTGATGAAGCCGGGCACGAAGGTGACCATGACGATGCCGCCGTCCTCGGGCATCAACCGCAGCACAATGTCGGGCACATTGCGAGGATGACCCGTCACAGCCCGCGCCGAAGAGTGGGAGAAGATCACCGGGGCGTCGGACACCCGCAGGGCGTCCAGCATGGTCTCCTCCGACACGTGCGACAGGTCGACCATCATCCCCAGCCGGTTCATCTCCCTGACCACCGCCTCGCCGAAGGGATTGAGTCCGCCCCATTTCGGCGCGTCGGTGGCGCTGTCGGCCCACGTCGTGGTCTTCGAGTGGGTCAGGGTCATGTAGCGGGCCCCGGCCTCATGGAATTGGCGCAGCAGGCCGAGCGAATCGTCGATCGAATAGCCGCCCTCCATCCCCATCAGGCTGGCGATCTTTCCGGCGCGGTGGATGCGGACGATGTCGTCGGCGGTGGTGGCCAGCTCGAAGGCGTCGGGATGGGCCGCGACGATGCGGCGCACGGTGTCGATCTGCTCGAAGGTCTCACGCGCGGCCTCCGTAGGGGGAAGGGCCGCGGGCACATAGACGGACCAGAGCTGGGCCCCGACGCCGCCGGTACGCAGGCGCGGGATGTCGGTGTGCAGTCCCGTCGCCGTCAGGTCCGTGGCCAGATCGACCGCATAGGGGTCGTTGCCGTGCTCCTGTCGCAGGGACCAGGGCAGATCGTTGTGGCCGTCGATCAGGGGGGTGGTTCGCAGGATCGCCCGCACCCTCGCCTCCCCTGCAGCATTGGATTGCGCCGTATCGGTCTGCGCCTGGGCGGTCGACACGACGGCCAGGGACACGGCGGCGACAAGCAGGGATCGGATCATGAGGGGGCTCTCCAGTGCGATGGCGATAGTGACGTCGGCGTCGGAGGCGTCAACGCCGACGGTCCGTAAGACCCCGTTCACCATGCCGCTAAACCGCGCTGAAACGGGGCGTGGCGCAGGGTGGCGGCTGCGATCGTCACGTGCGGCGATCGACACGGGAGACGTGCATGTCGGGTTCGCTCAAGGTCGAGATCATCAAGGCGGACGAACTGACGTCCGCCGACATCGATCTGTGGCGCGCCATGGTGGAGGGCAATCCCGATCTGGCCAGCCCCTATTTCCGTCCCGAGTTCACCCAAGTCGCCGGTGCCATCAGCCCCCAGGCGGCGGTGGCGGTGTTCCAGAGGGCCGGCAGCGTCGTCGGCTTTTTCCCGCACCAGCGGCGGGGCGGCACGATCCAGCCGCTGGCCGCGCCGATGAACGACTATCACGGCGTCATCGCCCATGCCTGTCAGACACCGTCGCTGGAGCAGGTGGCGGTCCTGCTGGACGCGCCGCGCCTGCGGGTCGGGGCCTGGGTCGGCCCGGCGGTTCAGGGCGAGGATCGCGAGACCCTGATGGTCTCCATGCCGGAGGCAGGCTACGGCGACTGGTACGCCGAACGCCGCCAGACCTGGGCCAAATACTACAAGGACAAGGAACGGGCGCGGCGCAGTCTGGCGAGCGAACTGGGCGAGGCGCGAGTCGAGCGGAACCTGCGCGATCCGGCCCTGCTGGACCAGCTGATCAGCCTGAAGCGTGACCAGTACCGACGTACGGGACGCCACGACATCTTCGACTGCGGCTGGACCGCCGACCTGCTGCACGGCCTGCTCCAGACGCACGGCGAGGACGACTTCGGGGCCTCGATGGCGGCGATGTGGGCGGGCGGAAAGCTGGTGGCGGTCGAGTATTCGCTGCACGCGGGCGACCGCTATCACTTCTGGTTCCCGGTCTATGAGCCCAGCCTGGCGCGCTGTTCGCCGGGCATCCTGCTGAGCATGGACACCATGCGGCTGGCCTCGGACGCCGGGTACCGGGTGTTCGACTTCGGCTTCGGGGGCGAGGGCTACAAGAAATATTTCTGCGACCGCAGCCAGACGGTGCGCGAGGCCCTGGTCATGCGGCCGGGCCTGGCGACAGGCCTGAGCAACGCCGCCGTCGGCATCCTGAACACGGCGGGCAAGTCGCGGGGCGACAGGCTGCGCACCTCGATGCGTCGCCGCTGGGCCGCGATCGAGGCCTGCGAGACCACGCCGGTCAGCCGCTTCCGCGGAGCCCTGGGCGCGGCCCAGGTGGCCCTGAACAAGGGGGCCGAACGCACCGCCGAACGTCTGGCCGAACCCCGGGTCACGGGCTGAGAGACACGACCATGAAACGCACCCGCTATCCCGGCCCGATCACCGAGGCGAAGAAACATCCGCACAGCCTGGTCGAGCAGGGCTTCGCCACCGACGAGGCCCTGGCGGAAATCCTGCATCGCTATCCGGCCGAGCATATCGACATCAACCTGTACGACTATGACGACGAGGGTCAGGTTTCGATGCGCACCGGCACGCGCGGCGGCCTGCCGGGCGACAAGCTGCTGGAAGCCATCCAGGCGGGGCGGTTGTGGGTCAATCTGAGGAAGGCCGAGGTGGGGTGTCCCGAGCTGTGGGCGGCCTCGATGGTCGAGTTCGAGAAGATCCAGGCCACCTACCCGGGGATGCGGGCCGTGACCAATGCCGGTCAGCTGATCGTCTCGTCGCCGGTGGCCAGGGTGCCCTATCATTTCGACGCGGCGGGCGTGGTCCTGTTCCACCTGCGGGGTCGCAAGCGGATCTACGTCTATCCTGGGGACGAGCGGCACCTGCCCGAACACAATATGGAACAGGTCGTGGCGCGCCAGACGACCGAGGAACTGCCCTATACGCTGGCGTTCGAGCCGGACGCCCAGGTCATGGATCTGGAGCCCGGCGAGGCCCTGACCTGGCCGCTGTATGCACCGCACCGGGTGGATAATCTCGACAGGTTCTGCGTCTCGCTGTCGATGGAATACCAGACCTGGTCGTCGCGGATGAGGAACGGTGCCCTCTATACCAACGCCGTGATCCGCAGCAGGGGCGGACGTCCGCGCCTGACCGACCGGATGGCCCCGCCCGAACTGGCCGCGCGCTGGGCCGCGTCCCTGGCCTTGCGTCGGGTCGGCGGGCTGAAGAGCAAGATCGCCGACATCGAGCGCGACTTCGAGCCCGAGGTCGGGGCCGAGGACGGGGTGCGGGTCCTGCGGGCTTAGGGCCGTCAGGCCGGCGTGGCGTCGGCCTGTTTCGCCGCCCGCGCCGCCTCATCGGGGGCCAGGACGCGGATGGCGGGCGTGACCGGGTTGCCGGTCGCCTCGGCGATCAGTTCGGCCGTGCGGGTCTCGATGACGCCCTCGAGACGCGCCAGGAACTCGTCCTTGGGCAGGCCGGTGGGGATGGGATCGAGGAACTCCAGCGTCGCCGTGCCGGGGTGCTTCTCGTACTTCTCCTCGGGCCAGAACAGGCCGAGGTTGGTGGCCAGCGGGACCACCGTCATGTCGAAGTCGCGGTACATGTGCCAGACGCCCGAACGGTAGCGGT
Encoded proteins:
- a CDS encoding dipeptidase, with the protein product MIRSLLVAAVSLAVVSTAQAQTDTAQSNAAGEARVRAILRTTPLIDGHNDLPWSLRQEHGNDPYAVDLATDLTATGLHTDIPRLRTGGVGAQLWSVYVPAALPPTEAARETFEQIDTVRRIVAAHPDAFELATTADDIVRIHRAGKIASLMGMEGGYSIDDSLGLLRQFHEAGARYMTLTHSKTTTWADSATDAPKWGGLNPFGEAVVREMNRLGMMVDLSHVSEETMLDALRVSDAPVIFSHSSARAVTGHPRNVPDIVLRLMPEDGGIVMVTFVPGFINETVRAWSADRAAEDARLKAMNPGAPDAVTAGLAGWTQAHPIPRAAVSDLLAHIQHVRDVAGIDHVGLGGDFDGIDALPEGITGVDAYPAILAALMQAGWTEADIRKIAGENMLRVMRAVEAVAASKAGERPGMAVNTPL
- a CDS encoding GNAT family N-acetyltransferase; translated protein: MSGSLKVEIIKADELTSADIDLWRAMVEGNPDLASPYFRPEFTQVAGAISPQAAVAVFQRAGSVVGFFPHQRRGGTIQPLAAPMNDYHGVIAHACQTPSLEQVAVLLDAPRLRVGAWVGPAVQGEDRETLMVSMPEAGYGDWYAERRQTWAKYYKDKERARRSLASELGEARVERNLRDPALLDQLISLKRDQYRRTGRHDIFDCGWTADLLHGLLQTHGEDDFGASMAAMWAGGKLVAVEYSLHAGDRYHFWFPVYEPSLARCSPGILLSMDTMRLASDAGYRVFDFGFGGEGYKKYFCDRSQTVREALVMRPGLATGLSNAAVGILNTAGKSRGDRLRTSMRRRWAAIEACETTPVSRFRGALGAAQVALNKGAERTAERLAEPRVTG
- a CDS encoding transcriptional regulator, with the protein product MKRTRYPGPITEAKKHPHSLVEQGFATDEALAEILHRYPAEHIDINLYDYDDEGQVSMRTGTRGGLPGDKLLEAIQAGRLWVNLRKAEVGCPELWAASMVEFEKIQATYPGMRAVTNAGQLIVSSPVARVPYHFDAAGVVLFHLRGRKRIYVYPGDERHLPEHNMEQVVARQTTEELPYTLAFEPDAQVMDLEPGEALTWPLYAPHRVDNLDRFCVSLSMEYQTWSSRMRNGALYTNAVIRSRGGRPRLTDRMAPPELAARWAASLALRRVGGLKSKIADIERDFEPEVGAEDGVRVLRA